The window ATTGTAGTTACGGTTACATGGAACTGGCAGGGTACAGACCATAATGCGATCCTCACGACTATTGTAGCCCAATAGCGAATCATTTATCCTGAATTACGCAAAATAATTCAGGATTTGGGGCGTAAGCCATAGATTACTCATGCGTAGTGGCAGAATTTGGGACGATGGAGAGTTTTTCAAAGGTTTCTTATGGTTGACTTACGACTTATGACTTACGACATACGACTAAAAGGTAACCAGGACAGGACTTATGGTTTTTCCCTGGTCGAACTGCTGATTGCCATGGCCGTCGGCTTGGTGGTGCTTGGCGCCATGTATAGCGTCTTTACCATTCAGAATAAGACCTTCGGCAATCAGGAGGAAGTCGTAGAGATGCAGCAGAATGCCAGAGCGGCCATGGACATGATGACCCGTGAAATCAGGATGGCGGGTTACAATCCCTCGGGCTTAGCAGATTCAAAAATTGTTAGTGCCGCGTCCAATTCTATTAACTTCACTCTCGACATAACGGATGATGCGGGAACGGGCCCTCCCGATGGAGACACAGGTGATTCAAATGAAAACATCACCTATTCCCTCTATACAGCAGATGGCATACAAAAGCTTGGTCGAAAGTCGAAGGCAGGTGCCACCAACCAACCGGTTGCCGAACATGTTCAATCTCTTGAATTTCAATACTGGCCTAACGCTACACCGATCAATATTCGCCGTATTCAAATTAAAATCACACTGCGGACCTCCAAACCCGATCCGGCATATACCGCCAATGATGGTTACCGGACATATACATTGACGTCCAGTGTAGCCCCGAGAAACCTTGGTCTGTAGTGAGGAGGCAGATTATGAACGCAAAAAAACTGTACAGCAGGGTGGTCAGGAAAAGCGAAAAGGGCATGGTTCTCGTGGTCGGCCTGTTGCTGATCGTTGTCTTAGTTCTCCTCGGGACTACTGCCGTGATGACGAGCACCACGGATATGAAAATCAGCGGCAATTACAAGACGAGCACGCAGGCCTTTTACATAGCGGAAGCAGGTATCGAACATGCGAGGGAGAACGTCCGGCAAGCTATAAACTTAGGTTCTTCACTCTCACAAATACTTGCAGCAAGGGTAGGTGGAAATGGTGTGCTTTCCGATAGTAGTACTATCACCAATTTTTATGCAAACGGAACCTTTGTCACTGATGATGTTCCCTTTATTGCTTCTACAAGTTATGGAGCCGGAAGCTACAGCTACAGGGTTTATCTTACAAATGATGCAACGGATGGGGTTACCTCAGTAACAGACACGAATTATCAGGTTACTCTTACATCTTTTGGTTTCGGTCCTAATAATTCTTTTACCGTTATTCAAGTAAGCATAAAGATGATAGTTCCTCCCAACTTACCCGCTCCGATAACTTTACCTGGTCCAAATGCTATTTTTGACGGACCAAATTCTAATGTTGCCGATGTTACTGGTGGAACAAAGCCTGCTATTTGTGTTGATAATTCAACCGCTGCTGCTTCAGTAAAGGATGGAATTCCAGCTAATCGGTATGGTAATTATACAGGTAGTTGCGCATCAACTCCCTGCATAGAAGCACAGACTATTCCCTCGCCCTGGGGTAATAAAGCTGATTTACTTGAATTATACGCCGATCTTAAGGCTGCTGCCGATTTTACATCTCCGAGTGATACAGGGTTTACATTAGGAACTACTTCAAACAGGAAAATTGTAGTAATTGATGGGAATTACTCTTATACTGGCGCCGGCGCCGGTATTCTTGTAGTAACGGGCAATCTGGTTTTACAGGGAAATTTTAACTATGACGGCATAATTATTGCTGTCGGAAATGGTCATGTTACCAGAAGTGGTGGAGGGAACGGAACGATTACTGGTGGGATAGTTGTCGCAAATACAAATACACCTGGTACAGAGCTTGGGATACCATATATGAGTACTTCTGGTGGCGGCAGTTCGGATGTTCTAACCCCACCAAGTGGCGGAGCACCACCCAATGTTGCGCCTTTGAAAAAGGTGTTGTGGAAACAGTTTTAAAAATGTTTATAATGAAGCATAGATAATAATGTCAATGCCGTAATGGAAAGAACTATCATCCTTTTGCAAGCGCGTTGTGACATGAGAATCAAGGTGGATTGTAAGCTCCCCTTGGCGGGCACTGACAAAGTTCTATATAAATGAGGTTCAAATCATAGACCAACGAGTTATTGTTATTTGGCAAACACATTACGAAATATTTTTGGCAGGAAAAAGATTTATTGACCTTTTGACTTTAAAATTTCATCAAGTGCATCACGCATATTAAAAATTTCAGTGACTTCGTCTTTGAAAATCTCGTTTAAACGATTTAACCTTACTTTGGTCCAGAATGCAGTTAGTTCATTCCACAAATCCTTGAGTTCATCGATGGTCATACTTTTTCTTGACTCAAACTTTTTTTCGAGCTTGTTAAATTCCTGCATAAGATCTGGATCTTTTTTTGTATCTTCTTTCTTGTCTATTTTCGGAGCATTTGACATTGACGGTTTTGGTTCAACTTCTGCAGGGCGTTTTTCCGGCTTCTTGACTTCATAGGTTTCATCAGGGTCTATAGTGGATTTTTCTATTTTCCTCACAGAATTCTTTTCAATCCCCGCAATTCCCCCCCCATAGTAAAAATATATCTGCTCGCCTTCGACCCAGTACCTGGGAGTTGCCAATTCCCCCCCATTTTTTAGCCGAATGAGATAGGAGGCGTCACTGACGGCAGGTATGAGAAGTAGGAGAAATATTATCATTGCTGAAATTGATTTTTTCATAGCGAAAATACCTTCTGTCAAGGTCTGCTCAGGAATTGTACCAAGAATAGATGAAACAGGTTTTTTTGTCGAGCAATTTTTTAGCACGCATCAAATTTCTTGACTTAAAATCCGTGTCGGGATAGGCCGCTTACGTTGGTAGGCGCGAGGGGTATCGAACCCCCGCCCCCTTACCGTGTCAATGCAATTTAGGGGATTCCGCAAAGGCGCTAAGCTTTTTACTCCCTGTGCCTTTGCCCCTATTAACCTGAGTAGTTACTACTAAACAAAGGGTGTTTCTTTCCAGAAACGGGCTTCCGAACAGAGAAGTATGGCTGATTATCCGGAGGACATTGGGAGATACCCGCTCGTATTCTTACTACGTGAGCAATGCCTCGCTGAGCACGCGCTTGAAAACCTTTGTGTGGCTTAGCGGTCTGCGGTGGGCCATTGAACAGTGTTTTGAGGAAACGAAATCCGTGGACCACCATGCCGTTGGTGAAATTCTTAGAACGCCAGCCATCAGAGAACTCATGCTCACCGAAATTGTGATAGGCATTAAACAGATCATTCCATCTTTCCCCTTTACCACTTAAAGTCAGATCAATTGCGCCCTAGTGTCCACCTTCTTCTCCTCCCCTTTCTTTCTTGTCACCTTCTCTAAAAAGCATGGTATGTTGGTCAGTTGCCATTTTCCTTCTTTTTTTTCCTTGACAACAGAGGCAACTTTAGTGTAACGACATCCCGCCTTTCTTATCACCTGGGCAACAAAATGTAACACAAAACAACACCGGTATCTGTAAATTTTTTACTTAGGAGTTAAACATGCTTGCCTACGTTCCCATCCTTATCATGATGTTCGTCGCAACTCTTAGCGCTCTTATTCTCGTGGGCGCCTCTCACATTCTTGGTGAAAGAATAGCAAAAAAGGCAAAGCTTTCACCGTATGAATGCGGTATGCAGACCATAGGACCGACACGGAGAAGGATCACCATCCGC of the Syntrophales bacterium genome contains:
- a CDS encoding prepilin-type N-terminal cleavage/methylation domain-containing protein, with product MVDLRLMTYDIRLKGNQDRTYGFSLVELLIAMAVGLVVLGAMYSVFTIQNKTFGNQEEVVEMQQNARAAMDMMTREIRMAGYNPSGLADSKIVSAASNSINFTLDITDDAGTGPPDGDTGDSNENITYSLYTADGIQKLGRKSKAGATNQPVAEHVQSLEFQYWPNATPINIRRIQIKITLRTSKPDPAYTANDGYRTYTLTSSVAPRNLGL
- a CDS encoding pilus assembly PilX N-terminal domain-containing protein, whose protein sequence is MNAKKLYSRVVRKSEKGMVLVVGLLLIVVLVLLGTTAVMTSTTDMKISGNYKTSTQAFYIAEAGIEHARENVRQAINLGSSLSQILAARVGGNGVLSDSSTITNFYANGTFVTDDVPFIASTSYGAGSYSYRVYLTNDATDGVTSVTDTNYQVTLTSFGFGPNNSFTVIQVSIKMIVPPNLPAPITLPGPNAIFDGPNSNVADVTGGTKPAICVDNSTAAASVKDGIPANRYGNYTGSCASTPCIEAQTIPSPWGNKADLLELYADLKAAADFTSPSDTGFTLGTTSNRKIVVIDGNYSYTGAGAGILVVTGNLVLQGNFNYDGIIIAVGNGHVTRSGGGNGTITGGIVVANTNTPGTELGIPYMSTSGGGSSDVLTPPSGGAPPNVAPLKKVLWKQF